Below is a window of Natronorubrum halophilum DNA.
GCGGCCACTCGATGTCGAAGTCCAGGCGCGTGATCTGCACCGGGAGCGGTCCCGCTGCACGATCTGTCGGGTCGCTCATCGCTTCAGATGAGTTCCCGAGCGATCGTCCGCTTTTGGATCTCGTCGGTCCCCTCGAAGATGCGGAAGACGCGGGCCGAGCGGTAGTTGCGTTCGATCGGGAGCTCTTTCATGAAGCCGGCACCGCCGTGAACCTGCATCGCGACGTCGGCCGCGTCGTTGGCGAGTTGCGCGCCGCGGAGTTTCGCCATCGATTCCTCCTTGCGAGCGCGTTCGCCGTTGTCCATCTTCCAGGCCGCGTACCGGTAGAGCTGACGGACCTGCTCGATGTCCGTTGCCAGCTCCGCGAGCTGGAAGGAAACGCCCTGTCGGTGACCGATCGGTTTGTCGAACGTCTCCCGGTCGCGGGCGTACTCGACCGACATATCGAGCAAATGTTGTGCGGTCCCGACGGAGCCCGCGGCGATGTTGATCCGCCCGCCGCCGATCCAGCTCATCGCCGACTGGAAGCCCCGACCGACCTCGCCGAGTACCTGCTCTTCGCCGACTCGACAGTCGTTGAAGTAGAGTTCGGAGTGGGTTCCGGGAGTCATTCCCATCGCGCGGTGGATCTTCCCGACCTCGAAACCGGGATTGTCCGCGTCTACGAGGAAACAGGTGATCCCCTCGAGGTCGCCGTCCTCGCCACTCGTTCGCGCGAAAACCATGACGAAATCGGCGTACGGGCCGTTCGTGATGTACACCTTCTGGCCGTTAATAACCCACTCGTCGCCGTCCTCAGCGGCCGTGGTTTCCGAGGCGTCTGCCGGGCTCTGCTCGACTGAGTCCTTCTCCGCGCTGGTGTCCATGTAGTGGGCGTCACTGCCGTGACCCGGCTCGGTCAGCGCGAAGCAGGTCGTGATCTCGCCGTTCATCAACGGTTCGAGGTACTCCTCGCGTTGCTCCTCGTCACAGGCGAGCAGGATAGGGGTCGGTCCGCCGGCCCCGCCGAAGATGGCGCTGTGAAATCCCGGCGGCCGGTTCGAC
It encodes the following:
- a CDS encoding acyl-CoA dehydrogenase family protein, translated to MDFREPSEAAQINRALDDFIDQEVAPLENEHEQFLNEDYEKNIVDEDHRQVPEYRDIVETIRQKSVEAGFYGMTMPEEVGGGDVDILTRAIVGEHVSNRPPGFHSAIFGGAGGPTPILLACDEEQREEYLEPLMNGEITTCFALTEPGHGSDAHYMDTSAEKDSVEQSPADASETTAAEDGDEWVINGQKVYITNGPYADFVMVFARTSGEDGDLEGITCFLVDADNPGFEVGKIHRAMGMTPGTHSELYFNDCRVGEEQVLGEVGRGFQSAMSWIGGGRINIAAGSVGTAQHLLDMSVEYARDRETFDKPIGHRQGVSFQLAELATDIEQVRQLYRYAAWKMDNGERARKEESMAKLRGAQLANDAADVAMQVHGGAGFMKELPIERNYRSARVFRIFEGTDEIQKRTIARELI